In Rathayibacter sp. VKM Ac-2762, one DNA window encodes the following:
- a CDS encoding diacylglycerol kinase family protein produces MPERRRAALVYNPVKVDLESVKAAVKRAEEAAGWEETLWYETSVEDPGAGQTKEALAAGADVVIAAGGDGTVRVVAEALRGSDASLALLPSGTGNLLARNLNLTLDDIDNSLTVAFSGQDRAIDVGMIDIETSTGRDRHAYVVMAGLGIDAKMLANTDDDLKKRAGWLAYVDALRKALLDKNQLEFRYRLDGSKTRKVRAHTIIVGNCGALPANILLLPDAAVDDGEFDIVLLRPEGFFGWVQIIFKVVWENGVLRRSGVVGKKLMGLTKEVSALRYVKGRDLTVRLEHAQEIELDGDPFGSTSAFRTWIEPGGLTVRVPA; encoded by the coding sequence ATGCCTGAGCGCCGCCGTGCCGCCCTCGTCTACAACCCCGTCAAGGTCGACCTGGAGTCCGTGAAGGCCGCTGTGAAGCGCGCCGAGGAGGCCGCCGGCTGGGAGGAGACGCTCTGGTACGAGACCTCCGTCGAGGACCCCGGAGCCGGTCAGACGAAGGAGGCCCTCGCCGCGGGCGCCGACGTCGTGATCGCGGCCGGCGGCGACGGGACGGTCCGCGTCGTGGCGGAGGCCCTCCGCGGCTCCGACGCCTCGCTCGCGCTGCTGCCCTCCGGCACCGGCAACCTGCTCGCCCGCAACCTGAACCTCACGCTCGACGACATCGACAACTCCCTGACCGTCGCGTTCTCCGGACAGGACCGGGCGATCGACGTCGGGATGATCGACATCGAGACCTCCACGGGCCGCGACCGCCACGCCTACGTCGTGATGGCGGGCCTCGGGATCGACGCGAAGATGCTCGCCAACACCGACGACGACCTCAAGAAGCGGGCCGGCTGGCTCGCCTACGTGGACGCGCTGCGGAAGGCCCTGCTCGACAAGAACCAGCTCGAGTTCCGCTACCGCCTCGACGGCTCGAAGACCCGCAAGGTGCGCGCGCACACGATCATCGTGGGCAACTGCGGCGCCCTGCCGGCGAACATCCTCCTGCTGCCGGACGCGGCCGTCGACGACGGCGAGTTCGACATCGTCCTGCTGCGCCCCGAGGGCTTCTTCGGCTGGGTGCAGATCATCTTCAAGGTGGTGTGGGAGAACGGCGTGCTCCGCCGCAGCGGCGTCGTCGGCAAGAAGCTGATGGGCCTGACCAAGGAGGTGTCGGCCCTGCGGTACGTGAAGGGCCGCGACCTCACGGTCCGCCTCGAGCACGCGCAGGAGATCGAGCTCGACGGCGACCCGTTCGGCTCGACCTCGGCGTTCCGCACCTGGATCGAGCCCGGCGGGCTGACGGTGCGCGTCCCGGCCTAG
- a CDS encoding multidrug transporter: MTDQSADDRHDQLTSAPKATEADAAPRIEVSTTEAGDTRIDIREDAAVRPGRVDENGDELDESRDDA; the protein is encoded by the coding sequence ATGACCGACCAGAGCGCGGACGACCGCCACGACCAGCTGACCAGCGCCCCGAAGGCGACGGAGGCCGACGCGGCCCCGCGCATCGAGGTCTCCACCACCGAGGCCGGCGACACCCGCATCGACATCCGCGAGGACGCCGCCGTGCGTCCGGGCCGTGTCGACGAGAACGGCGACGAGCTCGACGAGAGCCGCGACGATGCCTGA
- a CDS encoding alpha/beta hydrolase: protein MANHRFELRSGRGMGVSAAGDPVADRLVVFCHPTPGAGGFDPDPTVTGPWGLHLLILDRPGYGASDPVDAAHGRVEDRADDLAEYLRRSERTARMVEGARFGSVGVVGWGSGGAFALSLAARHPDLVDRLALVGTPAPPQAGVIVHPTSAWERRETLRGEDADAIAAALPQTQPGLDALGIDSDDPVLATHGGLRNRLERMLSEGWRQGPSGAATDLAALRDGSWADDLDRVTAETLLVHGDADPVASAEDGRWYRGRLARARTVTVDGAGRLALVREWRRILDHVAPLERGAEGR, encoded by the coding sequence ATGGCGAACCACCGTTTCGAGCTGCGGTCCGGCCGCGGGATGGGCGTCTCGGCGGCGGGCGATCCCGTCGCCGACCGGCTGGTGGTGTTCTGCCACCCCACTCCCGGAGCCGGCGGCTTCGACCCCGACCCCACTGTCACCGGCCCGTGGGGCCTGCACCTGCTGATCCTCGACCGCCCCGGCTACGGCGCCTCGGACCCGGTCGACGCCGCTCACGGCCGCGTCGAGGACCGCGCGGACGACCTCGCCGAGTACCTGCGCCGCTCCGAGCGCACCGCCCGCATGGTCGAGGGCGCCCGCTTCGGCAGCGTCGGCGTGGTCGGCTGGGGCTCCGGCGGCGCGTTCGCGCTCTCGCTCGCGGCCCGGCACCCCGACCTCGTGGACCGCCTCGCGCTGGTCGGCACCCCCGCGCCCCCGCAGGCCGGCGTGATCGTGCACCCCACCAGCGCGTGGGAGCGGCGCGAGACCCTCCGCGGGGAGGACGCCGACGCGATCGCCGCCGCCCTCCCGCAGACGCAGCCGGGCCTGGACGCGCTCGGGATCGACTCCGACGACCCGGTGCTCGCCACCCACGGCGGACTGCGCAACCGGCTGGAGCGGATGCTCTCCGAGGGCTGGCGGCAGGGCCCGAGCGGCGCCGCGACCGACCTCGCGGCGCTCCGCGACGGCTCCTGGGCCGACGACCTCGACCGGGTGACCGCCGAGACGCTCCTGGTCCACGGCGACGCGGACCCGGTGGCGAGCGCCGAGGACGGCCGCTGGTACCGCGGCCGCCTCGCGCGGGCGCGCACCGTGACCGTCGACGGAGCCGGCCGGCTGGCGCTCGTGCGCGAGTGGCGCCGGATCCTCGACCACGTCGCTCCGCTCGAGCGCGGGGCGGAGGGCCGATGA
- a CDS encoding SDR family NAD(P)-dependent oxidoreductase, giving the protein MAGGRRPPSVLGAGRHRRRPVLPRMIEQGRGSVITTSSVAGLDGAPGLSPSVASKHGVAGLTKSAALEVAGTGVRVDSIHPSPVNTRMMRSIEAGAVDADAPSVRPMST; this is encoded by the coding sequence GTGGCAGGTGGCAGGCGGCCGCCCAGCGTGCTGGGAGCGGGCCGGCACCGCCGCCGCCCCGTGCTGCCGCGGATGATCGAGCAGGGGCGGGGCAGCGTGATCACCACCTCCTCCGTCGCCGGGCTCGACGGCGCCCCGGGCCTCAGCCCCTCCGTCGCCTCGAAGCACGGGGTCGCCGGGCTCACCAAGAGCGCGGCCCTCGAGGTCGCGGGCACCGGCGTCCGGGTCGACTCGATCCACCCGTCGCCCGTGAACACGCGGATGATGCGCTCGATCGAGGCGGGAGCCGTCGACGCCGACGCACCGTCCGTTCGCCCGATGTCCACGTGA
- a CDS encoding ABC transporter ATP-binding protein yields MTALAPTPDSAPALLSVRGLTQVFRLGRRHHVTAIGGVDFEIRRGETFGLVGESGSGKSTIGRSIIRLIDPTDGQVVLAGRTISGRLDAAQRDHLRSSIQMIFQNPMSSLNPRKTVFDIVAQGLTTQRRYSSAAERDEKVYAILEKVGLDRSHADRYPHQFSGGQRQRIGIARALVMQPDLVIADECVSALDVSIQAQVVNLMRALQEELGTAYLFIAHDLAMVKYISDRIGVMHKGHLVETGTTAEIFSGPVHPYTRSLLRAVLSADPRAMRRRAPSEPYDPVALGIDYSAGSVHELSPTHRVLATPEELAAWRA; encoded by the coding sequence GTGACCGCACTCGCTCCGACGCCCGACTCCGCGCCCGCCCTGCTCTCGGTGCGCGGCCTCACCCAGGTGTTCCGGCTGGGCCGGCGGCACCACGTGACCGCGATCGGCGGCGTCGACTTCGAGATCCGGCGCGGCGAGACCTTCGGGCTGGTCGGCGAGTCCGGCAGCGGCAAGTCCACGATCGGCCGCTCGATCATCCGGCTGATCGACCCGACCGACGGCCAGGTCGTGCTCGCGGGCCGCACGATCAGCGGCCGGCTCGACGCCGCCCAGCGCGACCACCTGCGCTCCAGCATCCAGATGATCTTCCAGAACCCGATGTCGAGCCTCAATCCGCGCAAGACCGTCTTCGACATCGTCGCGCAGGGACTCACCACCCAGCGCCGGTACTCCTCGGCGGCCGAGCGCGACGAGAAGGTCTACGCGATCCTCGAGAAGGTCGGCCTCGACCGCTCGCACGCCGACCGCTACCCGCACCAGTTCTCGGGCGGCCAGCGGCAGCGCATCGGCATCGCCCGCGCGCTCGTGATGCAGCCCGACCTCGTGATCGCGGACGAGTGCGTCTCGGCGCTCGACGTCTCGATCCAGGCGCAGGTCGTGAACCTGATGCGCGCGCTCCAGGAGGAGCTCGGCACCGCGTACCTCTTCATCGCCCACGACCTCGCGATGGTGAAGTACATCTCCGACCGGATCGGCGTCATGCACAAGGGCCACCTGGTCGAGACGGGCACGACCGCCGAGATCTTCTCCGGCCCCGTGCACCCCTACACCCGCTCGCTGCTGCGCGCCGTGCTCTCGGCGGACCCGCGCGCGATGCGCCGCCGCGCCCCCTCCGAGCCGTACGACCCGGTCGCGCTCGGGATCGACTACTCGGCCGGGAGCGTCCACGAGCTCTCGCCGACCCACCGCGTCCTGGCGACCCCGGAGGAGCTGGCGGCCTGGCGCGCGTGA
- a CDS encoding ABC transporter ATP-binding protein — protein MTESSTGTTRQDTAGPERGRVLLSVRDLAISFDNEGGSVEAIRGLGFDLHEGEVVAIVGESGSGKSVTARAILGLMARNQRITAGSIEFSHRSDDGTVTAKDIAAMPESAIRREICGRRIAMVFQDALTCLDPTMSVGKQVMEGIQEHFGLGRREARARAVELLGEVGIDDPERRFKQYPHQLSGGMCQRVNIAIALSCNPDVLICDEPTTALDVTIQLRILELLKRLQADRGLSVIFITHDLGVVATVADHVSVMYAGRIIEQGTAEQVFYDPRHPYTWGLLSAMPDLTTDSPELFAIPGSPASLVNRAPGDPFAPRNPFALEIDFVEEPPLFDVGGGHRVASWLCHPSAPPVEMPAPLRAKIDAMLAPSEGPTP, from the coding sequence ATGACCGAGAGCAGCACGGGCACGACCCGCCAGGACACGGCCGGACCGGAGCGCGGCAGGGTCCTCCTGTCGGTGCGCGATCTGGCGATCTCGTTCGACAACGAGGGCGGCAGCGTCGAGGCGATCCGCGGACTGGGCTTCGACCTGCACGAGGGCGAGGTGGTCGCGATCGTCGGCGAGTCCGGCAGCGGCAAGTCGGTCACGGCGCGCGCGATCCTCGGCCTGATGGCCCGCAACCAGCGGATCACCGCGGGCAGCATCGAGTTCTCGCACCGGAGCGACGACGGCACGGTGACCGCGAAGGACATCGCGGCGATGCCCGAGTCGGCGATCCGCCGCGAGATCTGCGGGCGCCGCATCGCGATGGTGTTCCAGGACGCCCTGACCTGCCTCGACCCGACGATGTCGGTCGGCAAGCAGGTGATGGAGGGGATCCAGGAGCACTTCGGGCTCGGCCGTCGCGAGGCGCGCGCCCGGGCCGTGGAGCTGCTCGGCGAGGTCGGCATCGACGATCCGGAGCGGCGGTTCAAGCAGTACCCCCACCAGCTCTCCGGAGGCATGTGCCAGCGGGTCAACATCGCCATCGCGCTGTCGTGCAACCCGGACGTGCTGATCTGCGACGAGCCGACGACCGCGCTCGACGTGACGATCCAGCTGCGGATCCTCGAGCTGCTGAAGCGCCTGCAGGCGGACCGCGGGCTCTCGGTGATCTTCATCACCCACGACCTCGGCGTCGTCGCGACCGTCGCGGACCACGTCAGCGTGATGTACGCCGGACGGATCATCGAGCAGGGCACCGCCGAGCAGGTCTTCTACGACCCGCGGCACCCCTACACCTGGGGCCTGCTCTCCGCGATGCCGGACCTGACCACCGACTCCCCCGAGCTGTTCGCCATCCCCGGCAGCCCGGCGAGCCTGGTGAACCGCGCGCCGGGCGACCCCTTCGCTCCGAGGAACCCGTTCGCGCTCGAGATCGACTTCGTCGAGGAGCCGCCCCTCTTCGACGTGGGCGGCGGACACCGGGTCGCCTCGTGGCTCTGCCACCCCTCCGCTCCCCCGGTCGAGATGCCGGCGCCGCTGCGCGCCAAGATCGACGCCATGCTCGCCCCCAGTGAAGGACCGACCCCGTGA
- a CDS encoding ABC transporter permease — protein sequence MSDRVSPTAGLDAGVPPEGLRLVSPGNRPAGPPTTSTRIIRGGGRDIARRFRGNWPAMVGLVLLVVIVVLSLVVPFFPAAGGGADVGSRFLPPRVPLLEGLGILDGTRDGQDAYAAAGLPPGTYFLFGTDELGRDVWSRVWSGTRVSLLIAVIAFAIDVVIGMTYGLVSGYFGGRTDSAMQRVVEVLSGIPQLVIVTLFVVAVGPGIGAIVFGLLLSNWLAMSRVSRAQALRQKTEEYVLASRTLGARDSRIVFVEILPNIIGPIVTMSMFSIPSAIFTESYLSFVGLGVQAPMASLGSLVSVGYKSFLSYPFLVIVPVVVLGLLMVAFTLVADGLKEATDPRLSHSRGH from the coding sequence ATGAGCGACCGCGTCTCCCCCACGGCCGGCCTCGACGCCGGCGTCCCGCCCGAGGGCCTGCGCCTCGTCTCGCCGGGCAACCGGCCCGCCGGGCCGCCGACCACCTCCACCCGCATCATCCGCGGCGGCGGCCGCGACATCGCCCGGCGCTTCCGCGGCAACTGGCCGGCGATGGTCGGCCTGGTGCTGCTGGTGGTCATCGTCGTGCTGAGCCTGGTGGTCCCCTTCTTCCCCGCAGCCGGAGGAGGAGCGGACGTCGGCTCGCGCTTCCTCCCGCCGCGCGTGCCGCTGCTCGAGGGCCTCGGGATCCTCGACGGCACCCGCGACGGCCAGGACGCGTACGCCGCGGCGGGCCTACCGCCCGGCACCTACTTCCTCTTCGGCACCGACGAGCTGGGCCGCGACGTGTGGTCGCGGGTCTGGAGCGGCACCCGCGTCTCGCTCCTGATCGCCGTGATCGCCTTCGCGATCGACGTCGTCATCGGCATGACCTACGGCCTGGTCTCGGGCTACTTCGGCGGTCGCACCGACTCGGCGATGCAGCGCGTGGTCGAGGTGCTCTCCGGCATCCCGCAGCTGGTGATCGTGACGCTCTTCGTGGTCGCCGTCGGGCCGGGCATCGGCGCCATCGTCTTCGGCCTGCTGCTGAGCAACTGGCTGGCGATGAGCCGCGTCAGCCGCGCGCAGGCGCTGCGCCAGAAGACGGAGGAGTACGTGCTCGCCTCGCGCACCCTCGGAGCGCGGGACAGCCGGATCGTGTTCGTCGAGATCCTCCCGAACATCATCGGCCCGATCGTGACGATGAGCATGTTCTCGATCCCGTCGGCGATCTTCACCGAGTCGTACCTGTCGTTCGTGGGCCTGGGCGTCCAGGCGCCGATGGCCTCGCTCGGCTCGCTCGTCAGCGTCGGCTACAAGTCGTTCCTCTCCTATCCGTTCCTCGTGATCGTCCCCGTGGTCGTGCTGGGCCTGCTCATGGTGGCGTTCACGCTCGTCGCCGACGGGCTGAAAGAGGCCACCGATCCGCGACTGTCCCACTCGAGAGGCCACTGA